One genomic window of Bactrocera dorsalis isolate Fly_Bdor chromosome 4, ASM2337382v1, whole genome shotgun sequence includes the following:
- the LOC105228310 gene encoding GATA zinc finger domain-containing protein 1, which translates to MSNRSVPICIECQRTETLLWRQSENGEGEICQECYEKKETKNSNDNASLVEFDKITEETKSKSHRILGEGKHVTVAEEKKIRKSTRSTRFKAKSCTQPNNITSNSSYVQNTSNNTKVQSKGRSRRNIFKKIPLKTPVAQATTHVVESVFYKGTYLQVGDIVSLMDDKRNIYYAQIRGLLVDNYCEKSAYLTWLVPTQASPDPRDGFDPASYLIGPDEDLSRKLSALQFIMHAPSNYYYDRTTPFPLPDAMEIDGKTRGFIWTSLSEYHRTTNL; encoded by the exons atgtctAATAGAAGTGTTCCTATTTGCATTGAATGTCAAAGAACTGAAACTCTTCTTTGGAGACAGTCGGAAAATGGAGAAGGCGAGATTTGTCAAGAATGTTacgaaaaaaaggaaacaaagaaTTCGAATGATAATGCTAGTTTAGTAGAGTTTGATAAAATAACTGaagaaacaaaaagtaaatcaCACAGAATACTTGGAGAAGGCAAGCACGTCACGGtggcagaagaaaaaaaaattcgcaaaagTACCCGATCAACCCGATTTAAAGCGAAAAGTTGTACTCAACCTAATAATATTACTTCGAACAGCTCTTACGTTCAAAACACATCGAATAATACCAAAGTACAAAGCAAAGGACGTAGCAggcgaaatattttcaaaaaaataccttTAAAAACACCAGTTGCACAAGCTACTACGCACGTTGTGGAGAGCGTATTTTACAAA GGAACTTATCTTCAAGTTGGCGATATTGTATCCTTAATGGATGATAAGCGCAATATATACTACGCCCAAATACGTGGTCTCTTAGTTGATAACTATTGTGAAAAATCTGCTTATCTTACATGGCTTGTTCCTACACAAGCAAGTCCCGACCCACGCGATGGATTTGATCCAGCTTCGTATTTAATAG GACCAGATGAAGATCTTTCCCGAAAGTTGTCTGCTTTACAATTCATAATGCATGCACctagtaattattattatgatcgTACTACGCCTTTTCCACTCCCAGACGCAATGGAAATTGATGGAAAGACAAGAGGTTTTATTTGGACTTCGCTTTCCGAATATCATCGAACAACTAACTTATGA